The following proteins come from a genomic window of Rutidosis leptorrhynchoides isolate AG116_Rl617_1_P2 chromosome 10, CSIRO_AGI_Rlap_v1, whole genome shotgun sequence:
- the LOC139872275 gene encoding sucrose nonfermenting 4-like protein gives MIPRFPLSETPGISGDSMDIDGDPFHHSEAAPKILEADVELSRHRISVFLSTHTAYELLPESGKVVALDVSLPVKQAFHILYEQGISVAPLWDHAVGRFVGILSPLDFILILRELGNHGSDLTEEELETHAISAWKEGKLQLTRKFDGNGSLHAKRLIDAGPHDSLKDVALKLLQHKVASVPIISHDGSIPQLLHLASLTGVLKCICRHFKHSPASLPVLQQPICSIPLGTWVPKIGDSNGRPLAMLRANASLSDALSLLVQAEVSAVPIVDDNDSLLDIYCRSDITALAKDRAYAQIHLNELSIHQALQLTQEASATYGFFNGQRCHMCLRSDPLHKVMDRLAVPGVRRLVIVEAGSKRVEGIVSLTDLFRFLLG, from the exons ATGATTCCTCGGTTTCCTTTGTCCGAAACGCCCGGCATTAGTGGAGATAGTATGGATATCGACGGTGATCCCTTTCATCACTCT GAAGCAGCTCCAAAGATACTAGAGGCTGATGTGGAGTTATCTCGTCATCGCATATCTGTATTTCTTTCGACACATACGGCCTATGAGCTGCTCCCAGAATCCGGCAAG GTTGTTGCATTGGATGTTTCTCTACCAGTTAAGCAAGCTTTCCATATTCTATATGAACAG GGAATTTCAGTCGCGCCCCTTTGGGACCATGCTGTTGGTCGTTTTGTTGGGATACTTAGCCCATTAGACTTCATCTTAATTCTTAGAGAG CTGGGGAATCATGGATCGGATTTGACTGAGGAAGAGCTTGAGACTCATGCCATATCAGCTTGGAAGGAGGGGAAATTACAACTTACTAGGAAATTTGATGGTAATGGATCATTGCATGCAAAACGTCTTATCGAT GCAGGGCCCCACGATTCGTTGAAAGATGTTGCTCTGAAACTGTTGCAGCACAAAGTTGCCAGTGTTCCAATTATCTCACACGATGGTTCTATCCCGCAGTTGCTTCACTTGGCATCCCTAACTGGAGTACTAAAAT GCATCTGCAGACATTTTAAACATTCGCCTGCATCTTTGCCCGTTCTTCAACAGCCAATTTGTTCAATTCCTTTGGGCACGTGGGTCCCGAAAATTGGGGATTCAAATGGTCGCCCACTTGCAATGTTAAGAGCCAATGCCTCTCTCAGCGATGCCTTATCGTTATTAGTTCAAG CCGAAGTGAGTGCAGTACCTATAGTGGATGATAATGACTCGTTGCTGGATATATACTGCCGAAG CGATATTACCGCTTTAGCCAAAGACAGAGCATATGCGCAAATTCACCTTAACGAACTGAGTATTCATCAG GCATTACAACTCACTCAAGAGGCAAGTGCAACTTATGGCTTTTTTAACGGACAAAGATGTCACATGTGTTTGAGATCTGATCCACTGCATAAAGTTATGGATAGGCTCGCCGTTCCCG GAGTTAGGAGACTTGTTATAGTGGAAGCAGGTAGCAAGCGTGTAGAGGGAATCGTTTCATTAACTGATTTATTCAGGTTTTTGCTTGGATAA